In a genomic window of Gossypium arboreum isolate Shixiya-1 chromosome 7, ASM2569848v2, whole genome shotgun sequence:
- the LOC108473142 gene encoding receptor-like protein kinase FERONIA — protein MRTSLSIFCFCPVFESKLKKKPSKGKAKSSLPQHLCRRFSLDEIRVATNNFDSHLVIGTGGSAVVYKGLFDDGASVFAVKYFLLGSSRQKTLEDFRNEMQLLCQLRHQHILTLIGFCDEAEDEKVIVFNYMSNGSLFDHLHGTRYDPLPWKQRLEICIGAARGLHCLHVGAKRAVIHRDIKTKNILLDDLKVSKIADFSLSKIGPFSLSNAPIRIQLPPLDEIELETSRTRLFGTLGYVAPERFIDTTLVTEKSDVYSFGVVLLEVLCGRKAIKFDVEDHNHRHIISWVNEHLKNGSIYQMMDPYLEGQIAPSCLQKFLDIALSCVHVGEHKRPALGEVEVTLEVALELQKKADSEVEWHGEVMYEEVLFPASAFNNFADYQTDVLWPHGSSCVEDAFSCKSEDTFSDIEDKQSGCLEGSN, from the coding sequence ATGAGAACTTCACTTTCCATCTTTTGTTTCTGTCCAGTATTTGAAAGCAAGTTAAAGAAGAAGCCGAGCAAGGGAAAAGCTAAATCATCACTTCCTCAACATCTATGCCGTCGATTTTCACTCGACGAGATCAGAGTTGCCACAAATAACTTTGACTCCCATTTGGTTATTGGTACAGGTGGCAGTGCAGTTGTATACAAAGGGCTTTTCGATGACGGGGCTTCGGTTTTCGCTGTCAAATACTTCCTGCTCGGATCCTCACGACAGAAAACACTTGAAGACTTTCGAAATGAGATGCAACTACTTTGCCAGCTGCGCCACCAACATATTCTTACTCTGATTGGATTCTGCGATGAGGCCGAAGACGAAAAGGTCATAGTGTTCAATTATATGAGCAACGGATCGCTCTTTGATCATCTCCACGGTACTCGCTATGATCCCCTCCCATGGAAACAGAGGTTAGAGATTTGCATTGGGGCAGCTCGTGGACTACATTGTCTTCATGTAGGAGCAAAGCGTGCAGTCATCCACCGTGACATCAAGACCAAAAACATTCTTTTGGATGACCTAAAGGTTTCTAAGATTGCGGATTTCTCCTTGTCTAAGATCGGCCCTTTTAGTTTATCAAACGCTCCCATCAGAATACAGTTACCTCCTctggatgaaattgaattggaaacAAGTCGAACTAGGCTGTTTGGTACTTTGGGCTACGTCGCTCCTGAGCGTTTCATTGATACTACTCTTGTGACAGAGAAGTCAGACGTTTACTCATTTGGGGTTGTTTTGCTTGAAGTACTTTGTGGTAGAAAAGCAATAAAGTTTGATGTGGAGGACCATAATCATCGACATATAATTTCTTGGGTCAATGAACACCTAAAGAATGGAAGTATTTATCAGATGATGGACCCATATTTGGAAGGGCAAATAGCCCCGAGTTGCTTACAGAAATTCCTGGACATCGCATTAAGTTGCGTCCATGTTGGGGAACATAAACGACCTGCTCTTGGGGAAGTGGAGGTGACATTAGAGGTTGCCTTGGAGCTCCAAAAGAAAGCAGACTCCGAAGTGGAGTGGCATGGAGAAGTTATGTATGAAGAAGTACTTTTCCCTGCATCTGCCTTCAACAATTTCGCTGATTATCAGACTGATGTACTCTGGCCCCATGGAAGTTCTTGTGTGGAGGATGCATTTAGCTGCAAATCTGAGGATACATTTTCAGACATTGAAGATAAACAATCTGGATGTTTGGAGGGGTCAAATTAA